In Paenibacillus sonchi, a single genomic region encodes these proteins:
- a CDS encoding (2Fe-2S) ferredoxin domain-containing protein: MTTWNLQGTLSHLLICGGSSCRKNAGEEVAEAIEDEIEKQGAASKIHTTVTECNGRCSDACIVIAYPEGVWYREMTPKAGKKLVRKMLKGKQLEDHILYTYDGGLQAQTGKGAKGKKKK, from the coding sequence ATGACGACCTGGAATTTGCAAGGCACGCTCAGCCATCTGCTGATCTGCGGCGGCAGCAGCTGCAGGAAGAATGCAGGCGAAGAAGTGGCGGAAGCCATTGAGGATGAGATTGAGAAGCAAGGGGCTGCAAGCAAAATACATACCACCGTGACCGAATGCAACGGGAGATGCTCGGATGCCTGTATTGTGATCGCTTATCCGGAAGGCGTCTGGTATAGGGAGATGACGCCCAAGGCAGGTAAAAAACTGGTGCGGAAGATGCTCAAAGGGAAGCAGCTTGAAGATCATATCCTCTATACCTACGATGGCGGGCTGCAGGCACAGACCGGAAAAGGCGCCAAGGGTAAAAAGAAAAAATGA
- a CDS encoding GerAB/ArcD/ProY family transporter, with translation MKKEVIGPSQIFAMIVLFEMGTAIVIPIGLESGHAVWLSILMALPGGVLLYLIYNDLYRQFPNLIISGYTRKILGKYIGWPLSLLYIPVLMFNGSRNLREAGDLLISASYDRTPILIINSIMVIAVMYILNKGIEVFARTAEIYFWMMMIMGLVCNGVVIMAGLVDFKNLFPLHYKDWMDALTSAYPNIWIFPFGELVCFTTVLPYLKKSGISGKMGITAIILSGFLLCFTHAIEISVLGMDIYSRAAFPIYTTITLVNVADFIQRLDALVILTLIIGVFFKMSIYCFAATVITADLFKVKDYRRLVVPVGVIVLFTSFISAENYTSHLNEGKVFLKYFLSVLCAVVPILLFLVHLIRKRFGWYRQP, from the coding sequence ATGAAAAAAGAGGTCATCGGCCCCAGTCAAATATTTGCTATGATTGTGCTGTTTGAAATGGGAACCGCTATAGTGATTCCCATTGGACTGGAGAGCGGCCATGCGGTATGGCTGTCGATTCTGATGGCCCTGCCCGGTGGGGTTCTGCTGTATCTGATCTACAATGATCTCTACCGCCAATTTCCGAATTTGATCATCAGCGGCTATACCCGGAAAATACTTGGCAAATATATCGGCTGGCCGCTAAGCCTGCTGTATATTCCGGTGCTGATGTTCAACGGCTCCAGAAATTTGCGGGAGGCGGGAGATCTCCTGATCTCGGCCTCCTACGATAGAACGCCGATCCTGATCATTAATTCGATTATGGTCATTGCTGTTATGTATATTCTGAACAAGGGAATTGAGGTGTTTGCCAGAACCGCAGAGATTTACTTTTGGATGATGATGATCATGGGCCTGGTGTGCAATGGAGTGGTGATTATGGCGGGCCTGGTTGATTTTAAGAATCTGTTCCCCTTGCACTACAAGGATTGGATGGATGCCTTGACTTCCGCGTATCCGAACATCTGGATATTCCCCTTTGGCGAACTGGTATGCTTCACAACGGTTCTACCTTATTTAAAGAAATCCGGAATATCGGGAAAAATGGGCATCACCGCGATTATTCTAAGCGGATTTCTGCTCTGCTTCACCCATGCGATTGAAATCTCCGTTCTCGGAATGGACATTTACAGCAGAGCAGCTTTTCCTATTTATACAACAATAACGCTGGTGAACGTTGCTGATTTTATCCAGCGTCTGGATGCGCTTGTGATTCTGACCCTGATTATCGGGGTGTTCTTTAAAATGTCCATTTATTGTTTTGCGGCGACAGTGATCACAGCGGATCTGTTCAAGGTTAAAGATTACCGAAGGCTGGTTGTGCCTGTAGGAGTCATTGTATTGTTCACCTCGTTTATCAGTGCGGAGAATTACACCAGCCATTTAAATGAGGGGAAAGTGTTTTTGAAGTACTTCCTCTCTGTCCTTTGTGCGGTTGTACCGATTCTGCTGTTTCTTGTCCACCTCATCCGAAAGCGGTTTGGCTGGTACAGGCAGCCTTAG